The proteins below are encoded in one region of Metabacillus dongyingensis:
- a CDS encoding Na+/H+ antiporter NhaC family protein: protein METKGNGLALLPLIIFLALFVGSGIITGDFYKMPILVAIIIASGAALMMNRKETFTAKVENFAKGAGHLDLMIMVFIFILAGAFSEVAKGMGAVESTVNLALSFLPQSFLIVGLFIIGAFISLAMGTSMGTIAALAPIGVGISAEADISIALAMAAVIGGAMFGDNLSFISDTTIAAVRTQQTEMRDKFKVNFFIVLPAAIITCAVLIVITLGNQSPVSPGEFSFIKMLPYIAVLVTALLGMNVIIVLTGGILLSGVIGMSDGSYTLTDFLQKITEGIMGMAELVILSLLIGGMVELIKRNGGIHFILEAMTKRISSKRGAEYAIAGLVSTTNLATANNTISIIAAGPLAKDMADKYEIDKRKSASLLDIFSCSIQGLIPYGAQMLTAAQFAKISPADILPFSYYPFLIAVMGIAAIIIGYPKFKKAK from the coding sequence ATGGAGACAAAAGGAAATGGACTGGCATTATTGCCGTTAATCATATTTCTTGCCCTATTTGTAGGGTCTGGTATTATAACAGGCGATTTTTATAAGATGCCGATTCTTGTTGCAATTATCATTGCATCAGGAGCAGCTCTTATGATGAATCGTAAAGAGACGTTCACTGCGAAGGTTGAGAATTTTGCTAAAGGGGCAGGTCATCTTGATTTGATGATCATGGTCTTTATCTTCATCCTGGCCGGAGCCTTCTCAGAAGTGGCAAAAGGGATGGGTGCAGTGGAATCTACAGTCAATCTTGCGCTTTCATTTTTGCCGCAAAGCTTTTTGATTGTTGGATTATTTATCATTGGAGCTTTTATATCACTTGCAATGGGAACTTCAATGGGAACAATTGCTGCACTTGCTCCAATTGGGGTTGGCATCAGTGCAGAGGCTGATATTTCAATAGCTCTTGCTATGGCTGCCGTTATTGGCGGTGCGATGTTTGGGGACAACCTGTCTTTCATATCGGATACAACAATAGCTGCAGTTCGGACACAGCAGACGGAAATGAGAGACAAGTTCAAGGTAAACTTCTTCATCGTTTTGCCGGCTGCCATCATTACTTGTGCTGTCTTAATTGTGATTACTCTCGGCAATCAATCTCCTGTTTCACCTGGAGAATTCAGTTTCATTAAAATGCTGCCTTATATAGCCGTACTTGTAACAGCTCTTCTTGGAATGAATGTCATTATTGTTTTAACTGGGGGTATCCTGCTTAGCGGAGTTATCGGGATGTCTGATGGCAGCTATACGTTAACTGATTTTCTTCAGAAAATAACAGAAGGTATTATGGGGATGGCCGAACTGGTCATTCTTTCACTCTTAATCGGCGGTATGGTTGAACTGATTAAACGAAATGGCGGCATTCACTTTATTTTAGAAGCGATGACAAAAAGAATTTCTTCTAAAAGAGGGGCAGAATATGCCATTGCCGGTCTTGTAAGCACGACAAACCTTGCGACTGCAAATAATACCATCTCTATTATTGCAGCGGGCCCGCTGGCAAAAGATATGGCAGATAAATATGAGATTGATAAACGTAAATCTGCCAGCCTTTTGGATATTTTTTCTTGCAGTATACAGGGTTTAATCCCTTATGGCGCTCAAATGCTTACTGCCGCTCAATTTGCAAAGATTTCACCAGCTGATATCCTGCCATTCTCTTATTACCCATTCTTAATAGCCGTTATGGGTATTGCGGCTATTATTATTGGCTATCCGAAATTTAAAAAAGCCAAGTAG
- a CDS encoding TetR/AcrR family transcriptional regulator: MAPIVSDEYKEKKKRHILESALKAFGEKGFQLATIDDIVAESGLSKGAIYNYFKSKEEIYLQLMQMRTEQNIAKLKRSFLERGTAKEKLHQFFKNYAEIELSQKWQKMIGVHLEFWIHSGRDEELKKVMTDRYDDVYQVLLVEIIEEGIRQNEFNKETDPSLISSMVWGTIDGICLHYSVIGRNYPYQEQIRALEEMIFMYLEKGGSA; encoded by the coding sequence GTGGCTCCAATTGTTTCAGATGAATATAAGGAAAAAAAGAAACGCCATATCCTGGAAAGTGCCCTTAAGGCTTTTGGAGAAAAAGGATTTCAGCTTGCAACAATAGACGATATTGTTGCTGAATCTGGGTTAAGTAAAGGCGCAATCTACAACTATTTTAAAAGCAAGGAAGAAATTTACCTTCAGCTGATGCAGATGCGGACAGAGCAGAATATCGCAAAACTGAAAAGAAGTTTTCTAGAGAGAGGGACTGCAAAAGAAAAACTTCACCAGTTTTTCAAAAACTATGCGGAAATTGAGCTATCTCAAAAGTGGCAGAAAATGATCGGTGTTCACCTTGAATTCTGGATTCATTCTGGCCGTGATGAAGAACTTAAGAAAGTCATGACAGACCGGTATGACGACGTTTATCAAGTGCTGCTTGTTGAAATCATCGAAGAAGGCATAAGGCAGAATGAATTCAACAAAGAGACGGATCCATCGCTCATATCTTCTATGGTATGGGGAACCATAGACGGCATTTGTCTTCACTATTCAGTAATAGGCAGGAATTACCCTTATCAAGAACAAATCCGTGCCTTAGAAGAAATGATCTTCATGTACTTAGAAAAAGGGGGATCTGCATGA
- a CDS encoding GNAT family N-acetyltransferase has product MRFLQGENIYLRPFRKDDFEMIFKSVQDKEIRRLTGTQTFFTMEKIEQAYESFALDKTRMDLVIVRNETDEAIGDLALMDIDLLNRNASVRIALNDEKHRGHGFGTEAMKLILEHGFHHLGLYRIGLNVYHYNARAKRSYEKLGFKQEGVIRGELFYEGEFHDNILMGVLADEFWEANEKWGAV; this is encoded by the coding sequence ATGAGGTTTTTACAAGGAGAAAATATATACCTGCGTCCTTTTAGAAAAGACGACTTCGAGATGATTTTTAAAAGTGTGCAGGACAAAGAGATTAGAAGGCTTACTGGTACACAAACGTTTTTTACAATGGAGAAAATAGAGCAGGCTTATGAAAGCTTTGCGCTGGATAAAACACGAATGGATCTTGTGATTGTACGGAATGAAACAGATGAAGCAATAGGAGATCTTGCCCTGATGGATATCGATCTCTTAAACCGGAATGCAAGTGTACGAATTGCCCTGAACGATGAAAAGCATCGCGGACATGGTTTTGGCACTGAAGCGATGAAATTAATCCTTGAGCATGGCTTTCACCATTTGGGATTATACCGGATAGGACTAAATGTTTATCACTACAACGCAAGAGCAAAACGCTCCTATGAGAAATTAGGCTTTAAGCAGGAAGGCGTTATACGGGGAGAGCTTTTTTATGAAGGGGAGTTTCACGACAATATCCTAATGGGTGTATTAGCCGATGAATTTTGGGAAGCTAATGAGAAATGGGGCGCGGTATGA
- a CDS encoding GNAT family N-acetyltransferase, translating into MITIKRLSQCTLEEALTAWNKGFEGYYFDMTLSLENFFNRMVLENLSPALSVVAFHDSKPVGLVLNGIRTIDGKKIAWNGGTGVAPEYRSKGVGLKLMEEVLSLYEKENVDTATLEAVSHNDRAIKLYEKMGYQVVDRIAHLGLSAPLKLEEPKGRFRVQVKKPRDVQDVSFYNKLTPWQVQWQNIRDGESILALDEKGETIGYALSKRKYDDDGALSGILLFQCEAHPEHQEKEAVLRTLLHEAFAFSHTEEINRTAVNLSKSNQLVHEILEKEGFIEKAEQVFMIKEMSA; encoded by the coding sequence ATGATCACAATTAAGAGATTGTCTCAATGTACGCTTGAAGAGGCTTTAACCGCATGGAATAAAGGCTTTGAGGGATATTACTTTGATATGACGCTGTCCCTTGAGAATTTTTTTAACCGAATGGTGCTTGAAAACCTTTCGCCGGCATTATCTGTTGTAGCTTTTCACGATTCAAAGCCGGTTGGGCTGGTTCTGAATGGAATCAGAACCATTGACGGCAAAAAAATAGCATGGAATGGCGGTACAGGTGTTGCTCCTGAGTACCGAAGCAAAGGGGTCGGGTTAAAGCTGATGGAAGAGGTTTTGTCTCTTTATGAAAAAGAAAATGTAGACACTGCTACTCTTGAAGCCGTCTCTCATAATGATCGTGCGATAAAGCTTTATGAAAAAATGGGCTATCAGGTTGTGGACCGGATTGCACACCTTGGTCTTTCAGCTCCTCTTAAGCTCGAAGAACCAAAAGGCAGATTCCGTGTCCAGGTTAAAAAGCCGAGGGACGTACAGGATGTCTCTTTTTATAACAAGCTGACGCCTTGGCAGGTGCAGTGGCAGAACATAAGGGACGGTGAATCCATTCTTGCATTAGACGAAAAGGGTGAAACCATTGGCTATGCCCTGTCAAAACGGAAATATGATGATGATGGAGCTCTATCAGGAATCCTTTTATTTCAATGTGAGGCACACCCTGAACATCAGGAGAAAGAAGCTGTTCTGCGCACGCTGCTTCATGAAGCATTCGCATTTTCACACACAGAAGAGATTAACAGGACGGCTGTCAATCTATCGAAATCCAATCAGCTGGTCCATGAAATCTTAGAAAAAGAGGGTTTCATTGAAAAAGCGGAGCAAGTGTTTATGATCAAAGAGATGTCTGCATAG
- a CDS encoding DUF3889 domain-containing protein, with protein MILINVKLKTTIFANTAKKKEGIVKMKSWLNILLIFCLAGSTTAFSVHASAETKVLSYEEYGRIAMRKTMEKYPGAQITDYLHVGKKRKKETSIETFKLTLKEKNKTFQVLVFVEFNEKTKKVVKVTFEKIS; from the coding sequence ATGATCCTGATAAACGTGAAATTGAAAACAACAATTTTTGCGAACACAGCCAAAAAGAAGGAAGGGATTGTAAAAATGAAGAGCTGGCTGAACATCTTACTGATTTTCTGTTTGGCAGGAAGTACGACCGCGTTTTCTGTTCATGCGAGTGCAGAAACTAAAGTTCTTTCTTATGAAGAGTACGGAAGAATTGCTATGCGCAAGACCATGGAAAAATACCCTGGTGCTCAAATCACAGACTACCTGCACGTAGGAAAAAAGAGAAAAAAAGAAACTTCAATCGAAACGTTCAAGCTTACGCTGAAGGAAAAGAATAAAACGTTTCAAGTGCTTGTTTTCGTTGAATTTAATGAAAAAACCAAAAAAGTGGTCAAGGTTACATTTGAGAAAATATCATAA
- a CDS encoding GntR family transcriptional regulator — MNPFLDTDRPIFQQIAEQIEDDIINGMVQEGERIPSTNEFAAHYQINPATAAKGINQLVEKGILFKKRGIGMFVAEGAKGKLVQKRKEQFYEAFILPLKSEAAKLNISVNDLKEMLEKGSGLNER, encoded by the coding sequence ATGAATCCATTTTTAGATACCGACAGGCCAATATTTCAGCAAATAGCAGAACAGATTGAAGATGACATCATCAATGGCATGGTTCAGGAAGGAGAAAGAATTCCATCAACAAATGAGTTTGCGGCACATTATCAAATTAATCCGGCAACAGCGGCAAAGGGAATCAATCAATTAGTGGAGAAAGGCATTCTTTTTAAGAAGAGAGGGATTGGAATGTTTGTAGCTGAAGGGGCAAAGGGGAAGCTCGTTCAAAAGCGTAAAGAGCAATTTTATGAAGCATTTATTTTGCCGCTGAAATCTGAAGCGGCAAAACTGAATATCAGTGTAAACGACCTAAAAGAAATGCTTGAAAAGGGGAGCGGTCTTAATGAACGTTAA
- a CDS encoding ABC transporter ATP-binding protein, with translation MNVNISGLTKVYGKKRALDGITLQLEENKIYGLLGRNGAGKTTLMQILAGQIMPTGGSVLINSQEPFENQEITESICLINESENFKKGLKIKDILKIANYFYPNWNRETAEKLLEDFYLNENMKIKTLSKGMESALGITVGLASRSPITIFDEPYIGLDAAARSKFYDLLLEEYEEYPRTLILSTHLIDEITRLLEEVLIVSEGRLLMQKNTDELREESFVVNGSSAAVSEFVKNKNVVYRKSFGSMEQAVLYGENRMEANEAGLQVEHVPVQDLMVYLTAKPKGGVSA, from the coding sequence ATGAACGTTAACATTAGCGGATTAACGAAGGTTTATGGCAAAAAAAGAGCGCTTGACGGCATCACCCTGCAGCTTGAAGAAAATAAGATTTACGGACTGCTGGGCAGGAATGGAGCCGGTAAAACTACATTGATGCAAATTCTTGCCGGACAGATTATGCCTACCGGGGGATCAGTCTTAATTAACAGCCAAGAGCCATTTGAAAATCAAGAAATAACGGAGTCAATCTGTTTGATCAATGAAAGCGAAAATTTTAAAAAAGGGTTAAAGATAAAAGATATCCTTAAGATTGCAAATTACTTTTATCCTAATTGGAACCGGGAAACGGCTGAAAAACTGCTTGAGGATTTTTATCTTAATGAAAATATGAAAATCAAAACTTTATCAAAGGGAATGGAATCTGCGCTGGGCATAACAGTTGGTCTTGCAAGCAGATCGCCGATTACGATATTTGATGAGCCGTATATCGGACTTGATGCAGCAGCCAGAAGCAAGTTTTATGATTTGCTTTTGGAAGAGTACGAAGAATATCCGAGGACATTAATTTTATCCACTCATTTAATAGACGAAATCACCCGTCTGCTGGAAGAAGTGCTGATTGTATCTGAAGGCAGGCTGCTGATGCAGAAAAATACAGATGAACTGAGAGAGGAATCATTTGTGGTCAATGGATCTTCAGCCGCCGTTTCAGAATTTGTAAAAAACAAAAACGTTGTTTACCGCAAATCATTTGGAAGTATGGAACAGGCCGTCCTGTACGGAGAAAACCGCATGGAAGCTAATGAAGCTGGATTGCAGGTTGAACATGTGCCGGTTCAGGATTTAATGGTTTATTTAACAGCAAAACCGAAAGGCGGGGTTTCTGCATGA
- the ytvI gene encoding sporulation integral membrane protein YtvI, whose translation MNKKKWILLCILIVVVMILLPLSLSLLFALITALLLDGAVQRLQKHLKFGRGLAVFAAFTAYVALLGMIGYFTVKVVFDQFVSFASSLPEIIKEVYASIIQPTLTKWEQVQETIPRGVVQSLEESFTAGLKSFEEGVNGFLNSLLDFIAFLPGFMFEILIYLIALYLFSLELPRLKRMIADSLTEKTKEKLTLVLEELNKAGIGFVKAQIFLSALTFVMAFAGLSILGVPYTVVLSLLIVIVDILPILGTGSFLVPWAIYAFFQNDQALSIGLVILFLVITVVRRVIEPKIFSSSMGITPLAALISLFIGFKLLGFIGLFAGPALVIVFDTLRKARMIRTDFKF comes from the coding sequence GTGAACAAGAAAAAATGGATTTTGCTCTGTATTTTGATCGTTGTAGTCATGATCCTTTTGCCGCTAAGCCTATCTCTTCTATTCGCATTAATTACTGCGCTCTTACTGGATGGGGCTGTGCAAAGGCTGCAAAAACACTTGAAATTCGGACGCGGTCTTGCCGTTTTTGCCGCATTTACAGCTTATGTTGCACTGCTGGGGATGATTGGCTACTTTACAGTTAAGGTTGTCTTTGATCAATTTGTGTCATTTGCATCGAGTCTCCCTGAAATCATTAAAGAGGTTTATGCAAGCATCATTCAGCCCACATTAACGAAATGGGAACAAGTGCAGGAAACCATTCCGCGAGGAGTTGTTCAATCACTTGAGGAATCGTTTACAGCCGGACTTAAATCGTTTGAAGAAGGCGTGAATGGTTTTTTAAACAGCTTGCTTGATTTTATCGCCTTTCTTCCTGGTTTTATGTTTGAAATCCTGATCTATCTAATCGCCTTATATTTATTCAGCCTTGAGCTTCCGCGATTAAAAAGAATGATTGCAGACAGTTTAACTGAGAAAACGAAAGAGAAACTCACCCTTGTCCTGGAAGAATTAAATAAAGCGGGTATTGGTTTTGTAAAAGCGCAGATTTTTTTAAGTGCTCTGACTTTTGTGATGGCGTTTGCAGGTCTTTCCATCCTGGGAGTTCCCTACACAGTGGTCTTGTCTCTTTTGATAGTCATTGTGGATATTCTGCCGATACTTGGAACAGGATCTTTTCTCGTTCCATGGGCGATCTACGCATTTTTTCAAAATGACCAAGCTTTATCAATTGGGCTGGTGATTCTCTTTTTGGTCATCACTGTGGTCAGAAGGGTCATTGAACCTAAAATCTTTTCAAGCAGTATGGGCATTACTCCTTTAGCGGCGCTGATCAGCCTGTTCATAGGGTTTAAACTTCTTGGATTTATCGGTTTATTCGCAGGACCGGCGCTTGTCATTGTCTTTGACACACTTCGTAAAGCCCGTATGATCCGAACGGACTTTAAATTCTAA
- a CDS encoding DedA family protein, which translates to MKEFIYSLLEVLADLGYYGIALGLMVEVIPSEIVLGYGGYLISLGQIKFAGAVVAGVIGGTLAQVFLYWMGYYGGRPFLEKFGKFLFINKHHLDLSEAWFEKYGAGVIFTARFIPVVRHAISIPAGIGKMPLWRFSIYTVAAMIPWTIFFLYLGIQLGTNWTEIKYAAEPYIIPIVIIMALAGIGYYLVKRNDPRTKRI; encoded by the coding sequence ATGAAGGAATTCATTTATTCACTTTTAGAGGTTCTGGCTGATTTAGGCTATTACGGAATTGCTCTGGGATTAATGGTTGAGGTTATTCCAAGTGAAATTGTTCTGGGTTATGGCGGCTATTTAATCTCTCTTGGACAAATTAAGTTTGCGGGAGCGGTTGTTGCCGGAGTGATAGGAGGAACGCTTGCACAAGTTTTCCTTTATTGGATGGGGTATTATGGCGGAAGACCCTTTCTTGAAAAGTTCGGGAAGTTTTTATTTATTAATAAACATCATTTGGATCTATCAGAGGCCTGGTTTGAAAAATATGGTGCCGGGGTTATTTTTACAGCAAGATTCATTCCGGTTGTGAGACATGCCATTTCCATTCCTGCCGGGATCGGAAAGATGCCGTTATGGAGATTTTCGATTTATACTGTTGCTGCCATGATTCCATGGACCATTTTCTTTTTGTATTTGGGAATTCAGCTAGGCACGAATTGGACCGAGATTAAATATGCTGCTGAGCCATATATTATTCCGATTGTCATTATTATGGCGCTTGCAGGTATCGGCTACTATCTTGTAAAGCGCAATGATCCGCGCACAAAAAGGATTTAA
- a CDS encoding class I SAM-dependent methyltransferase: MFSSYSKLATEVYDIDKPVGHSFGDIEYYRERLKDVKGRILEPGAGSGRIYIPFLKDGLKIEGIDQSQDMLESCRKRCEERGLSPVLQKMGMSEMKLPRTFEAIIIPAGTFLLIEDRKQSILALKNFYDHLAAGGRLILDLYLQPDTALNEVKTKTWVTPEQNVITMESKRVEVNYLEQYSVSYLKYEKWQEGKLIDTELQRFAMRWYGVREFKLVLERLGFIDIVISADYTYGKEPVHAEQTITFEARRPEGTYS; the protein is encoded by the coding sequence ATGTTCAGCAGCTACAGCAAACTTGCAACGGAAGTTTATGATATCGACAAGCCGGTCGGCCATTCTTTTGGAGACATCGAATATTACCGTGAGCGTCTCAAGGATGTAAAAGGACGTATTTTAGAGCCGGGTGCCGGGTCAGGAAGAATCTATATTCCTTTTCTTAAGGATGGGCTGAAAATAGAAGGAATCGATCAATCGCAAGATATGCTCGAGTCATGCAGAAAGCGCTGCGAGGAGAGGGGGCTGTCTCCAGTCCTGCAGAAAATGGGGATGAGCGAAATGAAACTCCCCCGCACCTTTGAGGCGATTATCATTCCAGCGGGGACGTTTTTGCTGATTGAAGACAGAAAGCAATCCATTTTGGCGCTTAAGAACTTTTACGATCATCTGGCTGCAGGCGGCCGGCTGATTCTTGATTTGTATCTTCAGCCTGATACAGCTCTAAATGAGGTCAAGACGAAAACTTGGGTTACACCCGAACAGAATGTTATTACAATGGAATCAAAGCGGGTGGAAGTGAATTACCTTGAGCAGTATTCGGTAAGCTATTTGAAATATGAAAAGTGGCAGGAAGGCAAGCTGATAGACACTGAACTGCAGAGGTTTGCGATGAGATGGTACGGTGTACGTGAATTTAAATTGGTTTTAGAGCGGCTTGGGTTTATTGACATTGTGATATCAGCTGACTATACATATGGAAAAGAGCCCGTGCACGCGGAGCAAACCATTACGTTTGAAGCAAGAAGACCAGAAGGCACATACTCATGA
- a CDS encoding LLM class flavin-dependent oxidoreductase — protein sequence MKYGFWLPIFGGWLRNVENENMPPTYAYAKEVIQKAEKWGYDTTLIAELYLNDIKGPEHDSLEAWTTAAALAAVTEKIEIMTAVRPGFHNPAVTAKMAANIDHISNGRFTLNVVSAWWEEEARQYGGIFTEHDARYDRTEEFIQVLKGLWEKETFTYQGNFYQFSQTHLHPKPVQKPNPILYAGGESPRGKETIARHCDAYVMHGGTVDEIRSKIDEMKKLRASAEGKPFQSFGMAAYIVCRDTDDEVQAELARITDIKESSAYAGYKDFTTKSQLEQKLDLYDYSVSNRGLRPNLIGTPEQIAEKIIQYEDAGLDLLLLQFSPQLEEMERFSTEVMPLVEEKRKAKLESTYSS from the coding sequence ATGAAATACGGATTTTGGCTGCCGATCTTCGGCGGATGGCTCCGGAATGTGGAAAATGAGAATATGCCCCCGACCTACGCATATGCAAAAGAGGTCATTCAAAAGGCGGAAAAATGGGGTTATGATACAACCTTGATTGCCGAGCTTTACTTAAATGATATTAAAGGACCTGAGCACGATTCCCTCGAAGCATGGACCACAGCTGCCGCACTTGCAGCCGTGACAGAGAAGATTGAAATCATGACCGCAGTTAGACCCGGTTTTCATAATCCCGCGGTTACAGCAAAAATGGCAGCAAACATCGATCACATCAGCAATGGCAGATTCACCTTAAACGTCGTATCGGCCTGGTGGGAAGAAGAAGCACGGCAATATGGCGGAATTTTTACTGAGCATGATGCAAGATATGACCGGACAGAAGAATTCATCCAAGTATTAAAAGGGCTGTGGGAAAAAGAAACCTTCACCTATCAAGGCAATTTCTATCAGTTCAGCCAAACACATCTCCATCCAAAGCCTGTACAAAAGCCGAATCCTATTCTTTATGCAGGCGGCGAAAGCCCCCGCGGAAAAGAAACCATTGCCAGGCATTGTGATGCCTATGTAATGCACGGCGGAACGGTTGATGAAATCAGAAGCAAGATTGATGAGATGAAGAAGTTAAGAGCATCTGCTGAAGGCAAACCGTTTCAATCCTTTGGAATGGCTGCTTACATTGTGTGCAGAGATACGGATGATGAGGTTCAGGCGGAGCTTGCAAGAATCACGGATATTAAGGAATCTTCAGCTTATGCGGGATATAAAGATTTCACAACAAAATCCCAGCTTGAACAAAAGCTCGATCTTTATGATTACTCTGTCTCCAATCGAGGATTGCGACCGAATCTAATCGGAACGCCTGAGCAGATTGCAGAAAAGATTATTCAGTATGAAGATGCCGGGCTCGACTTGCTTCTGCTGCAATTCTCTCCGCAGCTCGAGGAAATGGAACGATTCTCAACAGAAGTGATGCCGCTTGTGGAAGAAAAAAGAAAAGCGAAACTAGAAAGCACATACTCTTCATGA
- a CDS encoding thioredoxin family protein — MKQITSKEQFQELITQDQEVLIKFFADWCPDCTRMNMFIDEIIGAYSKYDWYEINKDEFPELAETYQVMGIPSILIFKNGEKLGHLHSANAKSPEQVIEFLQEKLG; from the coding sequence ATGAAGCAAATTACATCCAAAGAACAGTTTCAAGAGTTAATTACCCAAGATCAAGAGGTGCTGATCAAATTTTTCGCAGACTGGTGCCCTGACTGTACAAGAATGAATATGTTTATTGATGAAATCATTGGGGCTTATTCTAAATATGATTGGTACGAAATCAATAAGGATGAGTTCCCTGAACTTGCAGAAACTTATCAGGTAATGGGCATCCCAAGCATTCTGATCTTCAAAAACGGTGAAAAACTCGGGCATCTTCACAGCGCTAATGCAAAATCACCAGAGCAAGTAATTGAATTCCTGCAAGAAAAGCTCGGATGA
- a CDS encoding D-alanine--D-alanine ligase — protein sequence MKIKVGLLYGGKSAEHQVSLQTALAVIKALDTNKFDIHPIYISDKGEWIRGAKLQEPAANVAALQFKESGTAVSPVALNQDLFPSKTDNEHEQIDVVFPLLHGPNGEDGTVQGMLELLNIPYVGNGVLASAAGMDKVIMKNLFAQAGLEQAKYVSFIKNDWKKSPEKAYETVEQELGYPCFVKPANLGSSVGISKCKDRESLVKAFDEAFNYDRKIIIEEGIIGREIEIGVIGNDEPICSAVGEVAPKKEFYDYNSKYLDGDTDMMIPAQVTEEEYALIKDLAIKSFKAIDGSGLVRADFFLTEDGRALINEVNTMPGFTPYSMFPLLWKHAGVEYPELIEKLVELALERHEGKQQIKHTF from the coding sequence ATGAAAATTAAAGTCGGATTATTATACGGCGGCAAGTCAGCAGAGCATCAGGTTTCATTGCAGACCGCACTTGCTGTAATAAAAGCTTTAGATACAAACAAATTTGATATACATCCAATCTACATTTCAGATAAAGGTGAATGGATCCGCGGTGCAAAATTGCAGGAGCCTGCTGCAAACGTTGCTGCTCTTCAGTTTAAAGAAAGCGGCACAGCTGTATCGCCGGTTGCTTTGAATCAGGATCTCTTTCCTTCAAAGACGGACAATGAGCATGAGCAAATCGATGTAGTGTTCCCGCTTCTGCATGGACCAAACGGTGAAGACGGAACGGTTCAGGGAATGCTTGAGTTGCTGAATATTCCTTATGTAGGGAATGGCGTTCTTGCTTCTGCAGCCGGCATGGATAAAGTGATTATGAAAAACCTGTTTGCACAGGCCGGACTTGAGCAGGCTAAATACGTTTCATTCATTAAGAATGACTGGAAGAAATCTCCGGAGAAAGCTTACGAGACAGTTGAGCAGGAGCTTGGCTACCCTTGCTTTGTAAAACCGGCAAATCTTGGATCAAGTGTCGGCATCAGCAAATGCAAAGACCGCGAATCCCTTGTAAAAGCTTTTGATGAAGCATTCAATTATGACCGCAAGATTATTATTGAAGAAGGCATTATCGGCCGTGAAATTGAAATCGGCGTTATTGGAAACGATGAACCAATCTGCTCTGCAGTCGGAGAAGTTGCACCTAAAAAAGAATTTTACGACTATAATTCGAAATACCTTGATGGCGATACAGATATGATGATTCCGGCACAAGTTACAGAGGAAGAATATGCTCTGATCAAAGATTTAGCTATTAAATCATTTAAGGCCATTGACGGATCAGGCCTTGTACGTGCAGATTTCTTTTTAACAGAAGACGGAAGAGCCTTGATCAATGAAGTGAACACGATGCCTGGATTTACTCCGTACAGCATGTTCCCGCTGCTTTGGAAGCATGCAGGTGTTGAGTACCCTGAGCTTATCGAGAAATTAGTTGAGCTGGCGCTTGAGCGCCACGAAGGAAAACAGCAAATTAAACATACGTTTTAA